GACGTGGCCGGGTACCGCGGCGGGGACCCGGTGCTCAGCGGCCGCGGCGATCCGGAGCGCGTGATCGCGGTGAGCGTGACGCCCAACTTCTTCCCGCTGCTCGGCGCCGCGCCGTTGTTCGGGCGCGCGGTCACGCGCGACGACGCGCGGCCCGACGCGCCGCCGGTCGCGGTGCTCGGCTACGCGCTGTGGGCGTCGCGCTTCGGCGCGGACCCGTCGGCGATCGGGCGCACGGTGGTGCTGGACGGCACGCCGCACACGATCGTCGGCGTGATGCCGCGCGCGTTCCGCTTCCCGGAGAGCGCGCAGCTGTGGCGTGCGCTCGCCACGCCGGCCGCCGCGGGCGCGGAGGAGACGACGCACCGGCCGTACGGTGGCTACTGGACGGTGGCGCGTCTGCGCCCGGGCGTCACGCCCGCGCACGCGATGGCGCGGCTCGACGTGACGACGGCACGACTCGAGCGCAACGAGGGGGAATCGTGGAGCGGCGTGGCGGCGGTGGTGATCCCGCTGCGCGATCAGCTCGTGGGCGAGGCGCGCCGGCCGCTGCTGCTCGTCACCGGCGCGGTGGTGTTCGTGCTGCTCGTCGCGTGCGCGAACGTGGCGAACATCCAGCTCGCGCGCGGGGTCGCGCGACGGCGCGAGGTGGCGGTGCGGCTGGCCATCGGCGCCGGGCGCGGGCGGCTCGTGCGGCAGCTGCTGACGGAGAGCGTGCTGCTCGCGCTGGCGGGCGGCGCGCTCGGCGTGGCGCTCGCGTACGTGGGCGTGCCGCTGCTCGTGGCGCTGGGCGGCGACGAGCTGCCGCACGTCTCGACGATCGGCGTGAACGCGCGCGTGCTCGCGGCGACGCTCCTGGCCAGCGTGCTCACCGGCATCGCGTTCGGGCTCGCGCCGGCGCTGCAGAGCGTGCGGCGCGCGTCGCCCGCCGCGCTGAAGGAGGCGGCGGACGTCGTGGAGATCGGCGGCGAGCGGCGGCGCGCGGGTGACGTGCTCGTCGTCGCGCAGGTCGCGCTCACGATGATGCTGCTCGTCGGCGCGGCGCTGCTCGGCGCGAGCTTCGCGCGTCTCGTGCGCGGTGATCCGGGGTTCGAGCCCGACGGCGTGCTCGTCGCGCAGATCGAGCTGCGCGGCACGCGCCACGCGGGCGAGGAGCCGACGCGCCGGTTCGCGCAGACGGTGCTCGAGCGTGCGCGCGCCATTCCCGGCGTCACGGCGGCCGCCGTATCGAGCGGCACGCCGCTCGCCGCGGGGGACCTCGGCACCATCTCCGTCGTGGACGGGCCGACACCGCAGCGGCAGGCCGGGGACGTCACGCTGTTCACCGCGACGACGGCGGAGTACTTCCGCACGTTAGGCATCCCGCTGCGGCGCGGCCGGCTGCTGGCCGACGACGCGGCCGCCGACCGCGGCTCGATCGTCGTGAGCGAGGCGCTCGCGCGGCGCTTCTTTCCCGGCCGCGATCCGATCGGGCACGTCGTGGAGTTCTACGGCACGCAGCGCGGCACGATCGTCGGCGTGGTGGGCGACGCGAAGGGGCTCGCGCTCGACCAGCCCGCGCCGCCGCACATCTATCAGTCGTTCGCCGCGGCGCCGGCCCCGTACGTGAAGCTCGTCGTGCGCGGCGCGGGCGACGCCGCCGCGCTCGCGGGGGCCGTGCGCACGGCCATCCGGACGGTCGACGCGACGCTTCCCGTCGATCAGATCACGACGATGCGCGGGCTGATGTCGGAGTCGCTGACGCGGCAGCGGTTCTACGCCGTGCTGCTCGGCGTCTTCGCCACGTCGGCGCTCGTGATGGCGGCGGCGGGGATCTACGGCGTGGTGAGCTAC
This DNA window, taken from Gemmatirosa kalamazoonensis, encodes the following:
- a CDS encoding ABC transporter permease → MSPAWYARLLRLYPPAFRARFEEALREAFQDQRRDFLATSPSRPARVRFWVRALGDVVAHGLLERLAEARARRPLGTDHVPPRGHGMRSLWQDLRFAVRTHAANRAATAVAVLVLAIAIGANTAIFSVVEGVLLRSLPFRDPEQLVGVGPIPRARRAGATIYGTASRFAFDVWAAQRDAFEDVAGYRGGDPVLSGRGDPERVIAVSVTPNFFPLLGAAPLFGRAVTRDDARPDAPPVAVLGYALWASRFGADPSAIGRTVVLDGTPHTIVGVMPRAFRFPESAQLWRALATPAAAGAEETTHRPYGGYWTVARLRPGVTPAHAMARLDVTTARLERNEGESWSGVAAVVIPLRDQLVGEARRPLLLVTGAVVFVLLVACANVANIQLARGVARRREVAVRLAIGAGRGRLVRQLLTESVLLALAGGALGVALAYVGVPLLVALGGDELPHVSTIGVNARVLAATLLASVLTGIAFGLAPALQSVRRASPAALKEAADVVEIGGERRRAGDVLVVAQVALTMMLLVGAALLGASFARLVRGDPGFEPDGVLVAQIELRGTRHAGEEPTRRFAQTVLERARAIPGVTAAAVSSGTPLAAGDLGTISVVDGPTPQRQAGDVTLFTATTAEYFRTLGIPLRRGRLLADDAAADRGSIVVSEALARRFFPGRDPIGHVVEFYGTQRGTIVGVVGDAKGLALDQPAPPHIYQSFAAAPAPYVKLVVRGAGDAAALAGAVRTAIRTVDATLPVDQITTMRGLMSESLTRQRFYAVLLGVFATSALVMAAAGIYGVVSYGVTRRTPELGVRVALGATRGDVLRLVVGRSGRLVAAGIVIGGVGAAWATRVLRAMLYEVSPTDPRVLAGVAAVLGVVALVAAWVPGRRAARVDPTRALRAH